One uncultured Carboxylicivirga sp. genomic window, CTGATGGATACGATTTTTCAGAATCAGAAGCTGTAATTGATGATCGTTTTGTTGGTCTTGCTTTGGATGAAGATAATGAGCCGGATATGAGCGATTACCGTATTAAGCAGTGGGTTGCTAAATTACAAGATGAATTGTAATCAGGTGATTAATCTGTCAAGGTCCTGTTTTTCAAAAAGAGTAGGATAGTCCTCTAAAAAGTTTTCCATTACGATACGCATAACAGCCTCGCGCATAAATTTAGACTTATTGCCAATTTTGTACTTTTTGCAGTAAGTTTCTATTGCCTGGTTCTCTTTGTCGTTCAGTAGAAAAGTGGCCTTGTGTCTTCTAATCAAAGCCTTATCGCGATTTAATATAGCTAATTCCTTCTTCTTGTCTATTTTAGTCATGCGCTCATTCGCTTGTGCTTCACAAAAGTAGTAAAATACCTGCTATCTGAAAATTTCAATCACATACCTTGAGACAGAAATTCAATACCTGTTATTTTTGAGTCAATAATTTTAATTTGCAGTTTAAAAATTAAAAAATCAAACTTAAATTTGCATTTTTATTTAATACATCATTAATAATATATAAATGGGACGCGCATTTGAATATCGTAAGGCCACCAAGTTAAAGCGTTGGGGAACGATGGCCAAGACTTTTACAAAGATTGGAAAGCAAATTACAATGGCTGTTAAGCAAAGCGGCCCTGATCCGCAAAGTAACTCTCGTTTGCGCGTATTAATGCAAAATGCGAAGGCTGCCAATATGCCAAAGGATAATGTGGAAAGAGCTATCAAAAAAGCTACTGCACATGATTCCGGTGATTTTAAAGAAATTGTTTACGAAGGATATGGACCATTCGGAACTGCTTTCATGGTTGAGACTGCTACTGATAACACTACCCGTACCGTGGCTAATGTTAGAAGTTACTTTAATAAGTATGGAGGTTCGTTAGGCACAACTGGTTGTGTTGATTATATGTTTGAACACCAGTGTAACTTTAAAGTGGTAATGAAGGAAGGGATTGATCTGGAAGAGCTGGAACTAGAAATGATCGATTGTGGTATTGATGAGATTTTCGAAGATGAAGGATCTATCATGATATATGGTGGTTTTGAATCATTTGGGCCAATTCAGAAATACCTGGAAGAAAACGGTTTTGAAATTGAGAAGGCTGAATTCGAACGTATTCCACAGGATACAAAAGAGTTAACTGATGAGCAAATGGTTGAAATTGATAAGCTCTTAGCCAAATTTGAAGAAGACGATGATGTAACTAACGTTTTCAACAATATTAAGTAAGTTTTAACACTGAAAATATTTTTAAAGGCGGTAATCGAAATTCGGTTATCGCCTTTTTACAGATAGTCAATCATGTTGAGTTGAATCAGTTCGTTGATGATGTCTATTATTTCATTCATGTTATCGTTAGGGATTGAAGCTTTGTCTGAAATTTCTTCAATCGTTAAATACTGACCGTCGGGGAAGGGCAGATTGTAAAGGAAAAGTCCCTGGTGGGTTGTCAGATGTATCTTCTTTTCTTTTCTATCTCTGTTTGAGCCTGAAATAATGGTAACACTACTGAACAATTTTCTATTTCTGGCCAATGAAAACTGCATACCTGCATTTTGTTTTTCCCTAATTTTTATAGTCTTAATCCATTCTGTTTCGGTGTTGCCAAACTCTTCCTCCAAATCCAGCGAAAATTGTATTTTGCTATTTACGAGTTCATAGCGATAGTATGGTCTTTTGCCTTCGTTGACCTCTTTTTTCGACAATATCTCAAGTTCAGATAAAGACTCCAGAAATTCCTGGATTGTTTGAATGTGAAGTCCCAGTCTGGAAGCTGCTTCGGATGCAGATATTGTTTTGTAATTTATTATTAACCTGAATATGTCTTTGGCAAAACTCTTCGAAAGATAATTACCTAATATGGCGGCTTTTTCAAATTTCATAATCTAGGAGAATAATCCAATTTTTACTGAGTTTAATCTGTCTAAGATTCTAACCTTACTGCCAGTCATATAAAAATCAGCAAAGGTCATCAT contains:
- a CDS encoding YebC/PmpR family DNA-binding transcriptional regulator gives rise to the protein MGRAFEYRKATKLKRWGTMAKTFTKIGKQITMAVKQSGPDPQSNSRLRVLMQNAKAANMPKDNVERAIKKATAHDSGDFKEIVYEGYGPFGTAFMVETATDNTTRTVANVRSYFNKYGGSLGTTGCVDYMFEHQCNFKVVMKEGIDLEELELEMIDCGIDEIFEDEGSIMIYGGFESFGPIQKYLEENGFEIEKAEFERIPQDTKELTDEQMVEIDKLLAKFEEDDDVTNVFNNIK